Within the Methanobacterium sp. BRmetb2 genome, the region CAGTACTGGTTAAAGGAGCTAAAAATGTATCTTTAAGTCTGATGGGGGGTACAGTATATACAAACTGGTTTAAAACCATTAATCCTAATATTATACTGAAAAGAGGGGTTAAAGTTGTCAGTGAAATTATAAAAACTGATGATAATATAACTACAATAAATGTAATTATCCATTTTTTGTCGATTTTATTCTGGATAAATGCTCTTGATCTTTTTATCTTATCTTTTCGATCAACTTCCAGGTCAGTTAAATCATTTAAAGCATATAATGCTCCCCATAAAACACAAACCAGTAATAACCCTTCCAATATCTCAAATGGATTTTTGATAATCATATCTGAAAAATAAGCATAAGTTAGGGCGAGTAGATACATATTAATATTTTTAGCAGCCCAACTAAGTCTTGTGGATTTTATAAGAGTTTTAATCATTTCAATACCTATGAATAAATAATGTGAATTTTTTTAAGTTTTTAAAGTATTTAACCATTTTTTAGATTATAATCTTTTTCTATATGGGATAATATGTATCGTGGTTTTAATCCATATTTCTTGATATATTTTGTTATTTCTCTTTCATCTAGAGTGGGGTAATGCGCTTTAACTATTTTAATTATTTCTTCATCTGTATATGCTATGGTTACCACATCAAAAAATAAATTCAACATTTTTTTAAATATTAGAGAGATTACTCCCAGATCCGAGAATAAATCATATTTTTCGCCACGTATATAAATTCTCCAGGCAGTTTGAAATACTATGTTGATATTTTTAAATTTCTCCCGCTGAGAGAAGTACTCCTTAATACATAGCCAGTAAAAATAAAATGATCTAAAACCTTTTGAATCACTCCATCTACTAAAACCCACCATTTTATCATTATTTAAATGGGTGTCATGAAATTTATCCGCAAATAAAATAGCATCATACTGGGATAATTTTTGAAATAGTTCATCAGAGGATTTCACACCTAAATCTTTTTTAAGTTCATGAATAACTTTGTTGAAAACAATTAGGGGGCTTGCATTTTCATCTTTTAATATAAATTTAGGTTCATAATATTTTAAATCTAGATCATAGAGAGCAAAATAAATATTAGTAGATTTACCAGTACCAGGGGCCCCAATAATATGGATAATCTTTCCTCTACTTGTTTTTAATGTATTAAATAATTCGTAAATTTTTTTATAGGATTTTGATTTAATAAAAATAGCATTATCCAAGATAGAACTCACCTTATGTTTTACTTGGATCTTTGCTGAGTTAACTTCATTATTTACCATCATTAATTAATAAACTTTATTTAATTATATAATTTACTTATTATTATAAAAAAATCGTTCTAAAAATAATTATTAGGATTAAGGAGGGACTAGTTCCCATTATTTATCGTAAAAAAATATTTAATAGTATAATAGCATATAACATTAGATAATTAACTATGAATATAAATAATTAGTAATTGATAATTTTATTGTAAAATTCATTATTAAACAGGAGTTATAATTTTGAAAATAAAGGGTGAGGAAATTAAATGTTAGGATTTCAAGCATGGGTTATTATAGCTGCATTTTCATTTATTGGTGAAATGTTAACTGCAGGATTCTTTTTGTTATGGTTTGGTATAGGTGCATGTGTGGCAGCAGTACTAAGTTACATGGGATTTTCAGAGGTCATCCAGATATTGGCATTTATAATAATATCATTAATTCTACTTGCAGTTTCAAGGCCATTAGCTTCCAGAATCACTAAAGAACCAACAAAAAAAGCAGCATCAGATAGATTAATCGGGAAAAAAGGATTGGTAATTGAAGACGTATTGCCTGAAACCGGAGGTCTAGTTAAAATTGATGGAGATACATGGAGAGCAATTTCAAATCAGAAAATAGAGAAAGATAAACCGGTTGTAGTTGAATGTATTGAAAGTGTGAAATTAGTGGTTAAACAAGTGGAAGATGAGGTTAACCATTAAAAATTATGTAAGATTTTTTTTGGAATAAGAATAATTATCTTAGAATATGAGAATAAATTGAATAATAGGAGGATTTAATATGGATTTAATAACATTGGGAATTATTTTACTGGTGCTTTTTGTACTTGCATTTAAGGCATTAAATATTTTAAGACCATATCAAAAGGGAGTTGTTGAAAGACTAGGAAAATATCAAAGAACCGTTGAAAGTGGTTTAGTAGTTATAATACCCTTCATTGAAACCATTAGGAAGGTGGACTTAAGGGAACAGGTAGTGGATGTTCCTCCACAAGATGTGATAACCAAGGATAACACAGGAGTGGTTGTTGACGGTGTCATCTTTTATGAAGTTGTTGATCCATTCAATGCAGTATACAATGTGGTTAACTTTTACCAAGCCATAACTAAACTGGCACAGACTAATTTAAGGAATATAATAGGGGATCTGGAACTTGACCAGACACTTACTTCCAGAGAAATGATTAACACCCAATTAAGAGAAGTTTTAGATGAGGCTACTGATAAATGGGGTACCAGGGTTGTCCGTGTGGAAATTCAAAGGATTGAACCTCCTAAAGATATAGTAGATGCCATGTCCCAACAGATGAAAGCTGAAAGAATGAAAAGAGCAGCTATTCTTGAAGCTGAAGGTTACAAACAGTCCAAAATTAAAAAAGCTGAGGGTGATAAACAATCTGTGATTTTGGATGCTGAGGGTCGAGCCGAGTCTATAAAGAAGGTAGCTGATGCAAATAAGTACCAGGAAATAACCATTGCTGCTGGTGAAGCACAGGCAATACTAAGTGTTTTTAAGGCTATACATGAAGGAGATCCTACCAATGACCTACTGGCGTTAAAATACATGGAAACTCTTCAAAAAGTAGCTGATGGTAAGGCCACTAAAATATTCTTACCTCTGGAAACATCAGGTGTTTTAGGTTCAATAGCCGGGATAGCTGAGTTATTCAAGGATAAAAAGGAAATTAAAGATTTAAATATAGGGGAAGTTAAAAAATAATTTTTTTTAAATCTTTTTCTTTTTTTATTTTAATTATAATTCATGAATTGTATTTAAAAAAATTTAATTAGTTTAAGGTAATATAAATATTTTAAATAGGTTTTTGAATGTTTTAGATTGTAACTATTTATTTATTCATGGTGGTTATTTGAATAAAGCACATGGAGTAGAAACCGATGGCAATGGTGCCAATTGGAAGCCAAAAATAAAAAAATATATAGTTCCAGTAACACTATTGGTAATTTTAACGATTATAGTAAGTTGGATTGCATACCAACGTGTTTTAATTCAAGTAAATATAGGTCCTGGTTGGGATACTTTTGCGTTTCTGGCTAATGCAATGGATTTTGCAGGTAAAGGATTTGGATATGCAGAATTTGACAGACCACCATTTCTATCATTTTTAACTTCAATACCTTTCAGATTAGGTTATACTAATGAGGCCACTATCTTCTTTGTGGACGGTATATTATTTGTCTTTGGAGTAGTAGGATTATATCTATTTTTAAAGTTGCGCTTTGACAGTATTCAAAGTTTTTTAGGAGCTTTATTGTTTGCTTCATTTCCTGTTATATTGTCATGGGTTGGTTTAGGTTATACTGATGTGGCAAGTGTTTCTTTCTCTATATGGGCTTTATATTTATTGGTATTGGCAGTTAAAAAAGATTCAAGGTTTTTTTATTTATCTTTTCCAGTTGCCATGATGGCTTTTTTAACAAGGTATACTGCAGGTTTAATACTTTTTCCCATACTTTTTTATATTTTAATAAGTGGTCGATATCTTCAAAACTTTAAGAATATGGTTATAGGAGTTATTGGATCCTTTATTGTATTAATGCCTTTTTTGATTTTAAATAATGAAAAATTAGGCGATCCCTTTACACCATTTTTCTCATTTTTTGCAGGGTCAGAAACCTCTGGTTTAGAATCAATAGCATATCAACCAAATCCTTTCTACTACTTAGTTAATTTGCCCTCTTATATTTCTAAAGACT harbors:
- a CDS encoding prenyltransferase yields the protein MIKTLIKSTRLSWAAKNINMYLLALTYAYFSDMIIKNPFEILEGLLLVCVLWGALYALNDLTDLEVDRKDKIKRSRAFIQNKIDKKWIITFIVVILSSVFIISLTTLTPLFSIILGLMVLNQFVYTVPPIRLKDTFLAPLTSTATNTILRIASCCVLLGDIFLVPLSVYLLMYLAGMGTYLMYKSKKVITTIISIIFAILLIYIFSVGEMNIFQFVIAVLPSFLSTIPLYLSNFYAKDKMIKLADILYHKVAMVFFLICIIFILFTG